One stretch of Anguilla anguilla isolate fAngAng1 chromosome 5, fAngAng1.pri, whole genome shotgun sequence DNA includes these proteins:
- the mafa gene encoding transcription factor Maf isoform X1, which translates to MASELAMSNSDLPTSPLAMEYVNDFDLMKFEVKKEPVESDRSINQCSRLIAGGSLSSTPMSTPCSSVPPSPSFSAPSPGSGSEQKAHLEDFYWMTGYQQQLNPETLGFCPEDAVEALINSTHQLQTFDGYARGQQFAGAGGGGGTMGGEEMGSAAAVVSAVIAAAAAQNGGPHHHHHHHHHAGGHHQTPGVPTSGNSGGSHPHVHLDDRFSDDQLVTMSVRELNRQLRGVSKEEVIRLKQKRRTLKNRGYAQSCRYKRVQQRHILEGEKSQLIQQVDHLKQEISRLVRERDVYKEKYEKLVGNGFRETGSSSDNNPSSPEFFMSSRNFIHL; encoded by the exons ATGGCATCAGAACTGGCAATGAGCAACTCCGACCTGCCCACCAGCCCCCTGGCTATGGAATATGTTAATGACTTCGATCTGATGAAGTTTGAAGTGAAAAAGGAGCCGGTGGAGTCCGATCGCAGCATCAACCAGTGCAGCCGCCTGATCGCCGGGGGATCCCTGTCTTCCACCCCGATGAGCACGCCTTGCAGCTCGGTACCCCCTTCTCCAAGCTTCTCGGCGCCCAGTCCAGGCTCCGGGAGCGAACAGAAGGCACATTTAGAGGACTTCTACTGGATGACGGGTTATCAACAGCAGTTGAACCCGGAGACTCTGGGCTTTTGCCCCGAAGACGCCGTAGAGGCGCTGATCAACAGCACTCACCAACTTCAGACCTTCGATGGCTATGCTAGAGGGCAGCAATTCGCTGGtgcaggcggaggaggaggcacCATGGGTGGGGAGGAGATGGGATCCGCAGCCGCTGTGGTTTCTGCAGTTATCGCGGCTGCTGCAGCCCAGAACGGAGGtcctcatcaccatcatcatcatcaccatcacgcTGGCGGTCATCACCAGACACCCGGGGTCCCCACCAGTGGGAACTCGGGAGGAAGTCACCCACATGTGCATTTGGACGACCGGTTTTCGGACGACCAGCTGGTGACAATGTCAGTGCGAGAGCTCAATCGGCAGCTCCGGGGGGTCAGCAAAGAAGAAGTGATCAGGCTGAAACAAAAGAGGCGGACCCTCAAAAACAGAGGCTATGCGCAGTCCTGTCGCTACAAGAGGGTCCAGCAACGCCACATCCTGGAAGGCGAGAAGTCACAGCTTATTCAGCAAGTTGATCACCTCAAACAAGAGATATCGCGACTAGTTCGGGAAAGGGATGTCTACAAGGAAAAATATGAGAAGCTCGTCGGAAATGGCTTCAGAGAAACCGGCTCCAGCAGTGACAACAACCCTTCATCTCCAGAGTTTTTCAT GTCATCAAGAAATTTCATACATCTGTGA
- the mafa gene encoding transcription factor Maf isoform X2 produces MASELAMSNSDLPTSPLAMEYVNDFDLMKFEVKKEPVESDRSINQCSRLIAGGSLSSTPMSTPCSSVPPSPSFSAPSPGSGSEQKAHLEDFYWMTGYQQQLNPETLGFCPEDAVEALINSTHQLQTFDGYARGQQFAGAGGGGGTMGGEEMGSAAAVVSAVIAAAAAQNGGPHHHHHHHHHAGGHHQTPGVPTSGNSGGSHPHVHLDDRFSDDQLVTMSVRELNRQLRGVSKEEVIRLKQKRRTLKNRGYAQSCRYKRVQQRHILEGEKSQLIQQVDHLKQEISRLVRERDVYKEKYEKLVGNGFRETGSSSDNNPSSPEFFM; encoded by the coding sequence ATGGCATCAGAACTGGCAATGAGCAACTCCGACCTGCCCACCAGCCCCCTGGCTATGGAATATGTTAATGACTTCGATCTGATGAAGTTTGAAGTGAAAAAGGAGCCGGTGGAGTCCGATCGCAGCATCAACCAGTGCAGCCGCCTGATCGCCGGGGGATCCCTGTCTTCCACCCCGATGAGCACGCCTTGCAGCTCGGTACCCCCTTCTCCAAGCTTCTCGGCGCCCAGTCCAGGCTCCGGGAGCGAACAGAAGGCACATTTAGAGGACTTCTACTGGATGACGGGTTATCAACAGCAGTTGAACCCGGAGACTCTGGGCTTTTGCCCCGAAGACGCCGTAGAGGCGCTGATCAACAGCACTCACCAACTTCAGACCTTCGATGGCTATGCTAGAGGGCAGCAATTCGCTGGtgcaggcggaggaggaggcacCATGGGTGGGGAGGAGATGGGATCCGCAGCCGCTGTGGTTTCTGCAGTTATCGCGGCTGCTGCAGCCCAGAACGGAGGtcctcatcaccatcatcatcatcaccatcacgcTGGCGGTCATCACCAGACACCCGGGGTCCCCACCAGTGGGAACTCGGGAGGAAGTCACCCACATGTGCATTTGGACGACCGGTTTTCGGACGACCAGCTGGTGACAATGTCAGTGCGAGAGCTCAATCGGCAGCTCCGGGGGGTCAGCAAAGAAGAAGTGATCAGGCTGAAACAAAAGAGGCGGACCCTCAAAAACAGAGGCTATGCGCAGTCCTGTCGCTACAAGAGGGTCCAGCAACGCCACATCCTGGAAGGCGAGAAGTCACAGCTTATTCAGCAAGTTGATCACCTCAAACAAGAGATATCGCGACTAGTTCGGGAAAGGGATGTCTACAAGGAAAAATATGAGAAGCTCGTCGGAAATGGCTTCAGAGAAACCGGCTCCAGCAGTGACAACAACCCTTCATCTCCAGAGTTTTTCATGTGA